One window of the Salvia miltiorrhiza cultivar Shanhuang (shh) chromosome 6, IMPLAD_Smil_shh, whole genome shotgun sequence genome contains the following:
- the LOC130988401 gene encoding threonine synthase 1, chloroplastic-like, which yields MATAQLLNPSSPLHHNRRSLKACTSTPPITTLPPLPPPIPAAKFSAKYVPFTSISGNTPTSESYSLDEVIYRSRDGGLLDVQHDMDALRRFDGHYWRSLFDSRVGTTRWPHGSGVWSKKEWVLPGIDDGDIVSAFEGNSNLFWAERFGKQFLNMKDLWVKHCGISHTGSFKDLGMTVLVSQVNRLRKLDSRSLAGVGCASTGDTSAALSAYCAAAGIPSIVFLPANKISMAQLVQPIANGAFVLSIDTDFDGCMKLIREITRELPIYLANSLNSLRLEGQKTAAIEILQQFDWEVPDWVIVPGGNLGNIYAFYKGFKMCKELGLVDRIPRLVCAQARNANPLYRYYASGWREFAAVKAETTFASAIQIGDPVSIDRAVHALRSCEGIVEEAAEEELMDAMALADSTGMFVCPHTGVALAALMKLRRNGTIAAGDRAVVVSTAHGLKFTQAKIDYHSGRIPEMACRHANRPVTVKADFGAVMDQLNKFLSQSR from the coding sequence ATGGCCACCGCTCAACTCTTGAACCCCTCCTCCCCCCTCCACCACAACCGCCGCAGCCTCAAAGCATGCACCTCCACGCCTCCAATCACCACACTCCCTCCACTCCCGCCGCCAATCCCCGCCGCCAAATTCTCCGCCAAGTACGTCCCCTTCACCTCCATCTCCGGCAACACCCCCACCAGCGAGTCCTACTCCCTGGACGAAGTCATCTACCGCAGCCGCGACGGCGGTCTCCTCGACGTCCAGCACGACATGGATGCCCTCCGCCGCTTCGACGGCCACTACTGGCGCTCCCTCTTCGACTCCCGCGTCGGCACCACGCGCTGGCCCCACGGCTCCGGCGTCTGGTCGAAGAAGGAGTGGGTCCTCCCCGGCATCGACGATGGCGACATCGTCTCCGCCTTCGAAGGCAACTCCAACCTCTTCTGGGCCGAGCGCTTCGGCAAGCAATTCTTGAACATGAAGGATTTGTGGGTCAAACACTGCGGCATCAGCCACACCGGCAGCTTCAAAGATTTAGGCATGACCGTGCTGGTCAGCCAGGTCAACCGCCTCCGCAAATTGGATAGCCGCTCCCTCGCAGGAGTCGGCTGCGCCTCCACCGGCGACACCTCCGCCGCGCTCTCCGCCTACTGCGCCGCCGCGGGGATCCCCTCCATCGTCTTCCTCCCGGCCAACAAGATCTCCATGGCGCAGCTGGTGCAGCCAATCGCCAACGGCGCCTTCGTGCTCAGCATCGACACCGATTTCGACGGCTGCATGAAATTAATCAGAGAAATCACCAGGGAGCTGCCGATTTATCTAGCCAATTCGTTGAACAGCCTCCGATTGGAAGGGCAGAAGACGGCGGCGATCGAAATTCTGCAGCAATTCGACTGGGAAGTTCCCGATTGGGTGATCGTCCCCGGCGGGAATTTGGGGAACATATACGCATTCTACAAAGGATTCAAAATGTGCAAGGAATTAGGGCTAGTTGACCGCATTCCACGCCTCGTCTGCGCGCAGGCGCGGAATGCGAATCCGCTCTACCGCTACTACGCCTCGGGGTGGAGGGAGTTCGCTGCGGTGAAGGCGGAGACGACGTTTGCCTCCGCCATTCAGATAGGGGATCCGGTCTCCATCGACAGGGCGGTGCACGCGCTGCGGAGCTGCGAGGGGATCgtggaggaggcggcggaggaggagctGATGGACGCCATGGCGCTGGCGGACTCCACCGGGATGTTCGTCTGCCCGCACACCGGCGTCGCGCTGGCGGCGCTGATGAAGCTGCGGAGGAACGGGACGATCGCGGCGGGGGATCGAGCGGTGGTGGTGAGCACGGCGCATGGATTGAAGTTTACGCAGGCGAAGATTGATTATCATTCCGGCCGGATTCCGGAGATGGCGTGCCGACATGCGAATCGGCCGGTAACAGTGAAGGCAGATTTTGGAGCGGTGATGGATCAGCTCAACAAGTTCTTGTCTCAGAGCAGATGA